A single window of Hyla sarda isolate aHylSar1 chromosome 2, aHylSar1.hap1, whole genome shotgun sequence DNA harbors:
- the LOC130357386 gene encoding chymotrypsin-like elastase family member 1 produces MEIFVLSHLIDTLLHIYVTLFIVTDLWRIFPSFSYDIAVLWLASSATLNSYVKLATLPADGAVLANNYNCIISGWGRTSTGGSLPSILQQAPLPVVAHSTCSTSSYWGSTVKSTMVCAGGNGQQAGCNGDSGGPLNCAVNGVYQVHGVTSFVSSLGCNAYLKPTVFTRVSAYTSWINSNL; encoded by the exons ATGGAAATCTTTGTTTTGTCTCATCTTATTGATA ctttgttaCACATATATGTTACTTTGTTCATTGTGACTGACTTATGGCGAatatttccctctttcagctatgATATTGCTGTCCTGTGGCTGGCCTCCAGTGCTACTCTGAACAGCTATGTGAAACTAGCTACACTGCCAGCAGATGGCGCCGTTCTCGCCAACAACTACAACTGCATCATTTCTGGATGGGGAAGAACTAGCA CTGGTGGCTCTCTGCCATCTATCCTCCAGCAGGCCCCTCTGCCCGTTGTTGCTCACTCCACCTGCTCCACCAGCTCCTACTGGGGTAGCACTGTAAAGAGCACCATGGTGTGTGCCGGGGGTAACGGACAACAGGCCGGATGCAAT GGAGATTCTGGTGGACCCCTGAACTGTGCTGTCAATGGTGTTTACCAAGTCCATGGTGTGACCAGCTTTGTGTCTTCTCTTGGATGCAATGCTTACCTGAAACCCACAGTGTTCACCAGAGTGTCTGCTTACACCTCCTGGATCAACAGC AACCTGTAA